In Chlorogloeopsis sp. ULAP01, the genomic stretch TAAACTATAACAACCGAACTCTAATTGAAGAAGATTTCTCAAATCAGGACTTAACAGATTCGAGTTTTGATCATGCTACTCTCCGCAAAAGCAACTTCAGTCACTCTAACTTACGTGGCGTTAGATTCTTTTCGTCAAATTTGGCTTCAGTAGATTTTACTGGAGCTGATTTGAGCTATGCCGATTTAGAATCAGCTCGTATGACTAAAGCTAATTTGACTGACGCCATCTTAGAAGGGGCTTTTATTACGGGTACCATGTTTGATGGTGCGATTATTGACGGGACAGATTTTACTGATACATACGTGCGTGAGGATGTGCTCAACAAATTATGCAAAGTAGCTAAAGGCACCAACCCAGTGACAGGGCGTGACACCCGTGATACTTTAATGTGTCCGTAGTACCCGAAGGCAGAAGGCAGGAA encodes the following:
- a CDS encoding pentapeptide repeat-containing protein, with the protein product MISRLSDRIWISILNVLLLTVIFITATVAFPEGAVAVNYNNRTLIEEDFSNQDLTDSSFDHATLRKSNFSHSNLRGVRFFSSNLASVDFTGADLSYADLESARMTKANLTDAILEGAFITGTMFDGAIIDGTDFTDTYVREDVLNKLCKVAKGTNPVTGRDTRDTLMCP